One genomic window of Arcobacter sp. CECT 8986 includes the following:
- the rdgB gene encoding RdgB/HAM1 family non-canonical purine NTP pyrophosphatase — protein sequence MKIVLATGNKGKLKEFETLLPNHEIVAFKDLLGDVEVVEDKDSFKGNAIKKAKEIYDLLKDENAIVISDDSGITVPAINNEPGIYSARYSGENATDEKNNEKLISKLNEKSLEETPAYYTACIAIVYKGEVYTVHGWMHGKVLNKTLGEGGFGYDPMFVPNGYDKTLGELPYEVKKAFSHRTKALNLALKVLDVIL from the coding sequence ATGAAAATCGTTTTAGCAACAGGAAATAAAGGAAAATTAAAAGAGTTTGAAACACTACTTCCTAATCATGAAATTGTAGCTTTCAAAGATTTATTAGGTGATGTTGAAGTAGTAGAAGATAAAGATTCTTTTAAAGGTAATGCAATAAAAAAAGCTAAAGAGATATATGATTTATTGAAAGATGAAAATGCTATTGTAATATCAGATGATAGTGGAATAACAGTTCCAGCAATAAATAATGAACCTGGTATTTACTCAGCTAGATATTCAGGAGAAAATGCAACTGATGAAAAGAATAATGAAAAACTAATCTCAAAATTAAATGAAAAATCTTTAGAAGAAACACCAGCTTATTATACAGCTTGTATAGCAATTGTATATAAAGGTGAAGTTTATACAGTTCATGGTTGGATGCATGGAAAAGTACTAAACAAAACTTTAGGTGAGGGTGGTTTTGGGTATGACCCAATGTTTGTTCCAAATGGTTATGATAAAACTTTAGGTGAGTTACCTTATGAAGTTAAAAAAGCATTTTCACATAGAACAAAAGCTTTAAATCTTGCACTAAAAGTTTTAGACGTTATTTTATAA
- a CDS encoding prepilin-type N-terminal cleavage/methylation domain-containing protein: protein MKKQKNLVANKKAFTIFETIISLTILAIVITLIYSLSFHNNLNSTFVLLNSLENSFTKKDYSNFNTKNQNITITKNSIKTKVSVKKIYYDKNGVNLYKYELYK, encoded by the coding sequence ATGAAAAAGCAGAAGAACTTGGTAGCAAATAAAAAAGCTTTTACTATATTTGAGACTATTATTAGTCTAACTATTTTAGCTATTGTGATAACTTTGATTTACTCTCTTAGTTTTCACAATAATCTAAACAGTACATTTGTTCTACTAAATTCATTAGAAAATAGTTTTACAAAAAAAGATTATTCAAACTTCAATACAAAAAATCAAAATATCACAATAACAAAAAACTCAATAAAAACAAAAGTAAGTGTAAAAAAAATATATTATGATAAAAATGGAGTAAATTTATATAAATATGAACTTTACAAATAA
- a CDS encoding pyrroline-5-carboxylate reductase, whose amino-acid sequence MKLTLIGNGIMAQSLAKGLVNNYEVEMIGRDINKLRQVQEKIPEISIKIIDDQEDITDKNIIFCVKPYALQSVAVRLTGKANTLYSILAGTKLESLKKQISAKYYIRTMPNVAASVSMSMTTITGDNEAKMSALEIFNAIGKTVWVNTEKQLDIATAIAGSGPAYLALIAEAIADGAVKAGLERHISTQLVHGLFTGTSALLAKTHPAILKDSVMSPGGTTAAGVGALEEGNVRNSMIKAIQAAYEKAEELGSK is encoded by the coding sequence ATGAAATTAACTTTAATAGGTAATGGTATCATGGCTCAATCTTTAGCAAAGGGTTTAGTTAATAATTATGAAGTTGAAATGATTGGAAGAGATATAAATAAATTAAGACAAGTTCAAGAAAAAATTCCAGAAATTTCAATCAAAATAATTGATGACCAAGAAGATATAACAGACAAAAATATTATCTTTTGTGTAAAACCTTATGCTTTACAAAGTGTAGCTGTAAGACTTACAGGTAAAGCAAATACACTATATTCAATCTTAGCAGGAACAAAACTTGAATCGCTAAAAAAACAAATTTCGGCAAAATATTATATTAGAACTATGCCAAATGTAGCAGCTTCTGTATCTATGTCTATGACAACAATAACAGGAGACAATGAAGCAAAAATGAGTGCTTTAGAGATATTTAATGCTATTGGAAAAACTGTTTGGGTTAATACAGAAAAACAACTAGATATCGCAACTGCTATTGCTGGAAGTGGACCAGCTTATTTAGCACTTATTGCTGAAGCAATTGCAGATGGTGCAGTAAAAGCAGGACTTGAAAGACATATTTCAACACAGTTAGTTCATGGACTTTTTACAGGAACATCAGCACTATTAGCAAAAACACATCCAGCAATTTTAAAAGATTCAGTAATGAGTCCTGGTGGAACAACAGCTGCTGGTGTTGGAGCACTTGAAGAAGGAAATGTAAGAAATAGTATGATAAAAGCAATTCAAGCAGCTTATGAAAAAGCAGAAGAACTTGGTAGCAAATAA
- a CDS encoding outer membrane protein assembly factor BamD, giving the protein MIRNLNFKNLLMVCSAGLILASCSSKSNQIEEYDRPALYWYNKMTKQIADFDLEAADDTFTSLESEHRNSPLLPTSLIILANAHMDEEEYALANFYLDEYIKKYTLSKEIDYVRYLKIKANFKGFSYQLRDQQLIDDTIKEIQVFKQSYPSSKYMPLVDTMDSRLHMAKANLNLNIADLYKRIDKPKAAKIYSQKADDAWSNTDDIAEVEVPFYRSVFE; this is encoded by the coding sequence ATGATTAGAAACTTAAACTTCAAAAATCTGTTGATGGTTTGTTCAGCAGGCTTGATTTTAGCTTCTTGCTCTTCAAAGAGTAATCAAATAGAAGAGTATGACAGACCAGCACTTTATTGGTATAATAAAATGACTAAGCAGATTGCAGATTTTGATTTGGAAGCAGCAGATGATACTTTTACATCTTTAGAGAGTGAACATAGAAACTCTCCTTTGTTACCAACATCATTAATTATCTTGGCAAATGCACATATGGATGAAGAAGAGTACGCATTAGCTAACTTTTACTTAGATGAATACATAAAAAAATATACATTAAGTAAAGAGATTGATTATGTAAGATATTTAAAAATAAAAGCAAATTTCAAAGGTTTTTCTTATCAATTAAGAGATCAACAATTAATTGATGATACAATAAAAGAAATTCAAGTTTTTAAACAAAGCTATCCTAGCTCAAAATATATGCCTTTAGTTGATACAATGGACTCAAGATTGCATATGGCAAAAGCAAACTTAAATTTAAATATTGCAGATTTATATAAAAGAATTGATAAGCCAAAAGCTGCAAAAATATATTCGCAAAAAGCAGATGACGCTTGGAGTAATACAGATGATATAGCTGAGGTAGAAGTACCTTTTTATAGATCTGTTTTTGAATAA